From Hippoglossus stenolepis isolate QCI-W04-F060 chromosome 6, HSTE1.2, whole genome shotgun sequence, a single genomic window includes:
- the pqbp1 gene encoding polyglutamine-binding protein 1 isoform X3, which produces MPLPAALLARLAKRGIVRQSDQEVDEEIIAEDYDDNNVDYEASRVENLPPNWYKVFDTACGLPYYWNVETDLVAWLSPNDPTAVVSKAAKKIRVEGGEERIERQFEKLDRERERERERERERERERDDARDRDRRKPRREDVAPYNKNKRGRKDDEMDPMDPSAYSDAPRGSWSTGLPKRNEAKTGADTTAAGPLFQQRPYPSPGAVLRANAANKIPKE; this is translated from the exons ATGCCTCTACCTGCGGCACTGCTGGCCCGCTTGGCCAAGAGAGGGATTGTGAGACAGTCGGATCAAG AGGTAGATGAGGAGATTATTGCTGAAGATTACGATGACAACAACGTAGATTACGAAGCCAGCCGAGTAGAGAATCTTCCTCCGAACTGGTACAAAGTGTTTGACACTGCTTG TGGTCTTCCTTATTACTGGAATGTGGAGACAGATTTGGTGGCCTGGCTGTCCCCAAATGACCCAACTGCAGTGGTATCAAAGGCTGCCAAGAAGATAAGAG ttgagggaggagaagaaagaatcGAGAGGCAGTTCGAGAAGCTAGATAGAGAGCGAGAGCGGGAAAGAGAAcgggaaagagagcgagagcgcGAAAGGGATGACgcgagggacagagacagaagaaagcCGAGGAGGGAAGACGTCGCACCGtacaacaagaacaaaagaG GTAGAAAAGATGATGAGATGGACCCCATGGATCCAAGTGCTTATTCTGATGCTCCAAG GGGGTCGTGGTCCACTGGGCTGCCCAAGCGTAATGAAGCAAAGACGGGTGCGGACACCACGGCGGCAGGGCCCTTGTTCCAGCAGCGGCCGTACCCGAGTCCAGGAGCCGTGCTTCGGGCTAACGCAGCCAACAAAATACCCAAGGAATGA
- the pqbp1 gene encoding polyglutamine-binding protein 1 isoform X2 produces the protein MPLPAALLARLAKRGIVRQSDQEVDEEIIAEDYDDNNVDYEASRVENLPPNWYKVFDTACGLPYYWNVETDLVAWLSPNDPTAVVSKAAKKIREIIAVEGGEERIERQFEKLDRERERERERERERERERDDARDRDRRKPRREDVAPYNKNKRGRKDDEMDPMDPSAYSDAPRGSWSTGLPKRNEAKTGADTTAAGPLFQQRPYPSPGAVLRANAANKIPKE, from the exons ATGCCTCTACCTGCGGCACTGCTGGCCCGCTTGGCCAAGAGAGGGATTGTGAGACAGTCGGATCAAG AGGTAGATGAGGAGATTATTGCTGAAGATTACGATGACAACAACGTAGATTACGAAGCCAGCCGAGTAGAGAATCTTCCTCCGAACTGGTACAAAGTGTTTGACACTGCTTG TGGTCTTCCTTATTACTGGAATGTGGAGACAGATTTGGTGGCCTGGCTGTCCCCAAATGACCCAACTGCAGTGGTATCAAAGGCTGCCAAGAAGATAAGAG AAATCATTGCAG ttgagggaggagaagaaagaatcGAGAGGCAGTTCGAGAAGCTAGATAGAGAGCGAGAGCGGGAAAGAGAAcgggaaagagagcgagagcgcGAAAGGGATGACgcgagggacagagacagaagaaagcCGAGGAGGGAAGACGTCGCACCGtacaacaagaacaaaagaG GTAGAAAAGATGATGAGATGGACCCCATGGATCCAAGTGCTTATTCTGATGCTCCAAG GGGGTCGTGGTCCACTGGGCTGCCCAAGCGTAATGAAGCAAAGACGGGTGCGGACACCACGGCGGCAGGGCCCTTGTTCCAGCAGCGGCCGTACCCGAGTCCAGGAGCCGTGCTTCGGGCTAACGCAGCCAACAAAATACCCAAGGAATGA
- the timm17b gene encoding mitochondrial import inner membrane translocase subunit Tim17-B, whose protein sequence is MEEYAREPCPWRIVDDCGGAFTMGAIGGGVFQSLKGFRNAPAGVAHRLRGSTNAVRVRAPQIGGSFAVWGGLFSTIDCGLVRVRGKEDPWNSITSGALTGAILAARSGPLAMMGSAMMGGILLALIEGFGILLTRYTAQQFQNPVPFADDPSQLPPKDAAQVSGSVKE, encoded by the exons atggaggaataTGCCCGCGAGCCCTG TCCGTGGAGGATAGTGGACGACTGCGGCGGCGCTTTCACCATGGGTGCAATCGGTGGAGGGGTGTTCCAGTCACTCAAGGGCTTTCGTAATGCCCCTGCT GGTGTCGCACACCGACTGAGAGGCAGCACCAACGCAGTGAGAGTACGAGCTCCACAGattggag GGAGCTTTGCTGTGTGGGGGGGTCTCTTCTCCACAATTGACTGTGGTCTGGTTCGTGTCAGAGGGAAAGAAGACCCGTGGAACTCTATAACAAGCGGAGCGCTGACTGGAGCTATCCTGGCAGCGCGCA GTGGGCCCTTAGCCATGATGGGCTCTGCCATGATGGGGGGGATTTTGCTGGCTCTCATTGAGGGTTTTGGGATCCTCCTCACCAGATACACAGCGCAGCAGTTTCAGAATC ctgttcCCTTTGCAGACGACCCCAGTCAGTTGCCTCCAAAAGATGCAGCACAAGTGTCAGGAAGCGTTAAGGAATGA
- the gpkow gene encoding G-patch domain and KOW motifs-containing protein, with translation MASHWEDTSAAAAEEQGEKKTASVSFGFTKTFNKFKVPAAEALTSKEDKDFLTGVDRNELQSSKPTEKPKELIIPLIQKNRWHRPDRAGQSEESGGKTQETSGEKDSVESLAVKELIEDSRKQLEQWENGPQTQTDPNLRIPLLMQNKVPEGFEDGDHIAVDLRPESSTEADYESIPVGAYGIAMLKGMGWKKEEGIGRTFKQDVKPIEPQLRLRGLGLGADRSEIKDLEPTRHKRPPKPGEEREKEEELVMGPGGCVLVVSGAHKDLYGKIEGIDPENARAVVKLAIGGKTATISQHALKLIERKEYDKYSKDLSHLSKAHKEKEKEKEKEKEKEKERERREEKDKRSSGDEVKHKSSEKDGGKDDRKRKHTESSQDREKPSSKEARRPPAPRSWLQRDLKVRFIDKTFKGGRYYNSKMCVEDVLTPTTCVCRTEEGRLLDDVKQDMLETIVPKRDDDSIMVVLGEHRGQVGRILQRDKNKCRAIVQLDRNEKVFTLDYDSMCHYVGATDQ, from the exons ATGGCGTCGCACTGGGAAGACACAAGCGCCGCTGCCGctgaggagcagggggagaagAAAACAGCCTCGGTGTCGTTTGGTTTCACTAAAACATTCAATAAATTTAAAGTTCCTGCCGCCGAAGCGTTGACCAGCAAAGAAGACAAAGACTTTCTCACCGGAGTCGATAGAAACGAACTACAAAG TTCAAAACCAACAGAGAAACCCAAGGAGCTCATCATCCCCCTGATCCAGAAGAACCGCTGGCACAGGCCGGACCGAGCGGGACAGAGCGAGGAGAGCGGAGGCAAAACACAGGAGACAAGCGGGGAGAAAGACTCTGTGGAGTCTCTGGCTGTCAAAGAACTCATCGAGG ATTCACGGAAGCAGCTTGAGCAGTGGGAGAATGGCCCCCAGACACAAACTGACCCGAATCTCCGCATCCCCTTGTTGATGCAAAACAAAGTGCCCGAGGGCTTTGAGGATGGAGACCACATAGCGGTGGATCTGCGGCCTGAATCC TCAACTGAGGCAGACTATGAGAGCATTCCTGTTGGGGCTTATGGAATCGCCATGCTGAAGGGGATGGGATGGAAAAAAGAGGAAGGCATTGGACGCACCTTCAAACA GGATGTGAAGCCAATCGAACCCCAGCTGCGTCTGAGAGGTTTGGGTCTTGGTGCAGATCGTTCAGAGATAAAGGATCTGGAGCCCACCAGACATAAGCGACCCCCCAAGCCAGGCGAGGAgcgggagaaggaggaggaactAGTGATGGGTCCCGGGGGCTGTGTGCTGGTGGTGTCAGGGGCACATAAGGACCTGTATGGGAAG ATTGAAGGCATTGATCCAGAAAACGCTCGAGCTGTGGTGAAGCTGGCTATTGGTGGCAAGACTGCGACAATCAGCCAGCACGCTCTTAAACTGATTGAGCGTAAGGAATACGACAAATACAGCAAAGACCTGA GTCACCTCAGCAAAGCTcacaaggagaaggagaaggagaaagagaaggagaaggagaaggagaaagagcgagagagacggGAGGAGAAAGACAAGCGAAGTAGTGGTGACGAGGTAAAACACAAGTCTtcagagaaagatggaggaaaagatgacaggaagaggaaacacacagaatcaAGTCAAGACAG aGAGAAGCCTTCCTCTAAAGAAGCGAGGCGGCCACCTGCTCCCCGCTCCTGGCTCCAGAGAGACTTGAAAGTTCGCTTTATAGACAAAACTTTCAAAGGGGGCAGGTACTACAACTCAAAG atgTGTGTGGAGGATGTCCTGACACCCACCACCTGTGTGTGTCGAACTGAAGAGGGTAGACTGCTAGACG ATGTGAAGCAGGACATGCTGGAAACCATTGTCCCAAAAAGGGACGATGATTCTATAATGGTCGTACTGGGTGAACACAGGGGTCAG GTCGGACGAATCCTCCAACGGGACAAGAACAAGTGCAGAGCAATAGTTCAGCTCGATCGAAACGAGAAGGTGTTCACACTGGACTATGATTCCATGTGTCATTATGTAGGAGCAACCGACCAATGA
- the pqbp1 gene encoding polyglutamine-binding protein 1 isoform X1, whose protein sequence is MPLPAALLARLAKRGIVRQSDQEVDEEIIAEDYDDNNVDYEASRVENLPPNWYKVFDTACGLPYYWNVETDLVAWLSPNDPTAVVSKAAKKIRVDVLSPETSEIIAVEGGEERIERQFEKLDRERERERERERERERERDDARDRDRRKPRREDVAPYNKNKRGRKDDEMDPMDPSAYSDAPRGSWSTGLPKRNEAKTGADTTAAGPLFQQRPYPSPGAVLRANAANKIPKE, encoded by the exons ATGCCTCTACCTGCGGCACTGCTGGCCCGCTTGGCCAAGAGAGGGATTGTGAGACAGTCGGATCAAG AGGTAGATGAGGAGATTATTGCTGAAGATTACGATGACAACAACGTAGATTACGAAGCCAGCCGAGTAGAGAATCTTCCTCCGAACTGGTACAAAGTGTTTGACACTGCTTG TGGTCTTCCTTATTACTGGAATGTGGAGACAGATTTGGTGGCCTGGCTGTCCCCAAATGACCCAACTGCAGTGGTATCAAAGGCTGCCAAGAAGATAAGAG TTGATGTCCTGTCACCTGAGACATCAGAAATCATTGCAG ttgagggaggagaagaaagaatcGAGAGGCAGTTCGAGAAGCTAGATAGAGAGCGAGAGCGGGAAAGAGAAcgggaaagagagcgagagcgcGAAAGGGATGACgcgagggacagagacagaagaaagcCGAGGAGGGAAGACGTCGCACCGtacaacaagaacaaaagaG GTAGAAAAGATGATGAGATGGACCCCATGGATCCAAGTGCTTATTCTGATGCTCCAAG GGGGTCGTGGTCCACTGGGCTGCCCAAGCGTAATGAAGCAAAGACGGGTGCGGACACCACGGCGGCAGGGCCCTTGTTCCAGCAGCGGCCGTACCCGAGTCCAGGAGCCGTGCTTCGGGCTAACGCAGCCAACAAAATACCCAAGGAATGA